Below is a genomic region from Pseudomonas sp. JQ170C.
TCGGATTCAGGTGTACTGGATAAACAATATCAACATCCGGGTGTTGACACGCTACTGCCCTAAGAGCCTCGCAAATTCTTTCAAAACCACCACCAAAACTCTCACGACGGTGCCCAGTGACCAAAATCACCTTTCGCTCAGCTTCAACGAACGCAGAAGGTGCAGCCGCCTCGACCCGCAGCTCTACATCCTCTTCCAAACGTTCGACCACATCCAGCAGCGCATCGATGACTGTATTACCGGTAACCAAAATACTTTGCGGATCAATGCCTTCACGCAACAGATTAGCCCGAGAGGTCTCGGTAGGCGCGAAATGCAAGTTGGCCAAGGCACCGGTCAGTTTGCGATTTGCTTCTTCTGGCCATGGAGAATAAATATTTCCTGTACGTAGACCTGCTTCCACATGAGCGACAGGGATCTGCTCGTAGTAAGCCGCTAAACTTGCTGCAAACGTAGTGGCCGTATCACCATGTACCAGCACCACATCAGGTTTGAACTGGCTAAATACCGTCTTCATACCCTGCAAAATTGCCGCGGTCACGTCGGTGAGATCTTGACCTGGCTTCATGATGCTCAAGTCGAAATCTGGCTCGATGGAAAATAAGTCCAGAACCTGATCGAGCATTTCCCTGTGCTGCCCTGTGACGCAAACCTTTGCCTCGAAACGCTTATCGCTCGCGAGCGCAAGAACCAAAGGCGCCATCTTTATTGCTTCAGGTCGAGTGCCAAATACACACAGGGTCTTCACGTAAAATGCTCCTTGAGTCGGCTTCTGACTCAACAATAAATTCTATTTTACTATCGTAATTCGGTGATCATGCTCGATAACTGTAAGCGTTGCTCGCATATGATCTGCTTGAGCAGAACGCAGTAGACGAGACTGTTAGGGCTGCTGACGCAGTCAAAGCCAAATTTTCAGGTAGCTCATCGGCGGATTCGACACAGGAATAGGGTTCCGAGTGCCCTCCCAGGATCGCGAAGCGGCCAGCCGCCAAGGCGCAGCGGAGCACATCAACTGAAGAAGGCACATACCCAACACAAGCATCGGCTTGATCTTGATTTGCACATTTTTCGTCGAGGCATGCACGCGCCATCGCGGGCCATTGCTGCCCCCACAAATTCGCCACCACTGAGAAAAAGTCGACTTTAGAGAGATCAAAACCGAAATACTTAATGCTCACCACAACGAAGCCCGATCGTATGAGTTTGAGCGGCTCAATCAGCAGCAATGATGATGCACTGACTCATCGCCACTGACTAGCGCCCACCATTCCGGGCAGATACCGAGGAAAGGATTGTGACATTTTCAGCACCACGAAGCCACCCTGAAGGTGAAGCCGCATTCTTTCAACCTGCCACGAAATCGTTACGACGAACGCAGAGAAACAGGCGTCTTGAGCAACAAGTTGCGAACAAAACCCAGCACCAACCCCAGCATGCTCCCTATCACCAGCGCCAACACCACTACCAACAACTTCTTAGGCTTAACAGGCTGATCCGACAGCTCTACGACACCATCCTGCCGGTAAACTTCGATCACTTTCGGGTCAACACTCAAGCCACGGTAGAAGGCCAAGGCAGCCTCTTTTGGTCTGATTTTTTCGATGAAAGGGTCATCAGACTTCCGGCTTTTCAGGTTATTGATTTCCGCTTCCAGCGCCTTGCTGCCCCGCATATAAGCCATCGAGCCCTCGGTCATAGCAGGTGAGCTCGTGGAAAAACTACTGGAAATAATCAACGGCCTTTCTAAACCAATCGACCTGGCCACGACCAGCGCTTCCTGCAACTGCACAACCTCATCCTCACGCTGTTTACGCATACTTTCCTGGGCGATCGTGACTTGCTGTTGCAGGTTATTAGCCTTGACCGTCGCGTCACTCTTGACATTAGTAAGCACTTCTTTTTTAGCCAAGTCTCCGGCTTTTCTAGCGTAATCCACGACCCACTCAGCTGCACGCTGCGGAAGTTCAGCATTAGCGCTCAC
It encodes:
- a CDS encoding LPS O-antigen chain length determinant protein WzzB — translated: MTNAKERLIEDENDLVELLKGLWQQRIVIFTVAAVITLSAVVYVLLATPVYESKVFIEPPTQNDIAHLNSGRGADTGLEVITIKNVYDVYLRRLQSESLRRSFFQKVYLPSLPEEKRKGSQDKLYNDFNKVLTVAVAAKDTPDRFVVSANAELPQRAAEWVVDYARKAGDLAKKEVLTNVKSDATVKANNLQQQVTIAQESMRKQREDEVVQLQEALVVARSIGLERPLIISSSFSTSSPAMTEGSMAYMRGSKALEAEINNLKSRKSDDPFIEKIRPKEAALAFYRGLSVDPKVIEVYRQDGVVELSDQPVKPKKLLVVVLALVIGSMLGLVLGFVRNLLLKTPVSLRSS
- the wecB gene encoding non-hydrolyzing UDP-N-acetylglucosamine 2-epimerase, coding for MAPLVLALASDKRFEAKVCVTGQHREMLDQVLDLFSIEPDFDLSIMKPGQDLTDVTAAILQGMKTVFSQFKPDVVLVHGDTATTFAASLAAYYEQIPVAHVEAGLRTGNIYSPWPEEANRKLTGALANLHFAPTETSRANLLREGIDPQSILVTGNTVIDALLDVVERLEEDVELRVEAAAPSAFVEAERKVILVTGHRRESFGGGFERICEALRAVACQHPDVDIVYPVHLNPNVREPVNRLLSGIDNIHLIAPLDYLPFVYLMSRSHIILTDSGGIQEEAPSLGKPVLVMRDTTERPEAVAAGTVKLVGTDSENIVRELDHLLTDSAYYNEMSYAHNPYGDGKACARIAEALYGFKNAAR